One part of the Ancylomarina subtilis genome encodes these proteins:
- a CDS encoding metal ABC transporter permease yields MNEIIDILSYNFFQNAIGAAILASISCGIIGTYIVARRIVFISGGITHASFGGIGIAWFLGLNPILGAAVFGVFSALGIEWVSKKTDVRQDSVIGILWALGMALGIIFIYMTPGYAPNLMSFLFGSILTVSSLDLYLLSGLSILTISVFALMMRPIVYVAFDETYAQTHKAPVQFLNYLMIALVALAIVLNIKVVGIILVISFLTIPQTIANMFTQDFGKMILGAISFGIIGSLLGLFMAYKLNVPSGATIIFSFVILFIIAKIVQLSLLKLSRKVDE; encoded by the coding sequence ATGAACGAAATCATTGACATTTTAAGCTACAATTTCTTCCAGAATGCCATTGGTGCAGCCATTTTAGCCAGCATTTCATGTGGAATTATTGGGACATATATCGTTGCCCGCCGTATCGTATTTATCAGTGGTGGTATAACGCATGCTTCATTTGGAGGCATTGGAATTGCCTGGTTTTTGGGGCTCAATCCTATACTGGGTGCAGCCGTATTCGGCGTTTTTTCAGCATTGGGTATCGAATGGGTGTCGAAAAAAACAGATGTGCGCCAGGACTCAGTCATAGGCATTCTTTGGGCTTTGGGAATGGCATTGGGAATTATATTTATTTATATGACTCCAGGTTATGCCCCAAATCTTATGAGTTTCTTATTTGGTAGTATTCTCACCGTATCGAGTCTCGACTTATACCTGCTTTCAGGCTTAAGTATTTTAACCATTTCTGTTTTTGCCCTAATGATGCGCCCCATTGTTTATGTGGCCTTTGACGAAACCTATGCACAAACACATAAAGCACCTGTGCAATTTCTCAACTACCTGATGATTGCTTTAGTAGCCTTGGCTATTGTTTTAAATATCAAAGTTGTGGGAATCATACTGGTTATTTCATTTTTAACCATTCCACAAACCATTGCCAATATGTTTACACAGGATTTTGGTAAAATGATTCTCGGAGCAATAAGCTTCGGTATAATTGGCTCACTTTTAGGCTTATTCATGGCTTACAAATTAAATGTACCTTCGGGTGCAACCATTATATTCTCATTCGTTATTTTGTTTATCATTGCCAAAATAGTTCAATTAAGTCTTTTAAAACTAAGCAGAAAAGTGGACGAATAA
- a CDS encoding metal ABC transporter ATP-binding protein: MTKLLELKSVYAGYDNKIVLKNVDLVVKKNDFLGIIGPNGGGKTTLLKVILGLIKPIEGSIDFNNIDDNLIGYLPQINTIDQKFPISVREVVLSGLMSHKKLFGRYQSEDKKKAKELMEQMGILHLKNKNIGELSGGQLQRVFLCRAIISNPQILILDEPDTYVDSHFEMELYGVLDKLNEHMAIILVSHDIGTISSHVKTIACVNGSLCYHDSNIINQEQLKTYNCPIDLITHGDVPHRVLKKH; the protein is encoded by the coding sequence ATGACCAAACTACTTGAATTAAAGTCTGTTTATGCTGGTTACGACAACAAAATCGTTTTAAAGAACGTTGACCTCGTTGTTAAGAAGAATGATTTCCTGGGTATTATTGGCCCCAATGGTGGGGGGAAAACGACTCTGCTAAAGGTGATTTTAGGCTTGATCAAACCCATTGAAGGAAGTATCGATTTCAATAATATTGATGACAATCTGATTGGATACCTACCTCAGATTAATACCATCGATCAAAAATTTCCTATTTCTGTCCGCGAAGTTGTTTTATCGGGATTGATGTCACACAAAAAATTATTTGGCAGATATCAATCCGAAGATAAAAAGAAAGCTAAGGAATTAATGGAGCAAATGGGCATTCTTCATCTTAAGAATAAGAATATTGGAGAGCTTTCAGGTGGCCAGTTACAACGGGTATTTCTTTGCCGAGCCATCATATCCAATCCTCAAATCCTGATTCTTGATGAACCGGACACCTATGTTGACAGTCATTTTGAAATGGAGTTGTACGGGGTTTTAGATAAACTTAACGAACACATGGCCATTATTTTGGTTTCCCATGATATCGGCACAATTAGCTCACATGTCAAAACCATTGCATGTGTCAACGGAAGTTTGTGTTATCACGATTCAAACATCATCAATCAGGAGCAACTCAAAACATACAACTGTCCGATCGATTTAATTACTCATGGCGATGTTCCCCATCGCGTTTTGAAAAAACATTAA
- a CDS encoding metal ABC transporter solute-binding protein, Zn/Mn family: MNKITLLILCLGISLGFQACNSKQNKVDNKLISVSILPQKYFIERIAGEDFKVNVLIPPGASPASYEPTPKQMQEMSQSSLYLKIGHIPFEKAWLNKLFEGNSQIKSIDISEGIEFIRGPEFRHGDHVHEGGIDPHVWSSPKTAKQLVANTFKVLVELAPEKKQEYTMNYMKLMADINIMDKGAEAIFSQMPSKAFMIYHPALSYIARDYGLTQISIEHDGKAPSPAHMRNMLELAKKNQIKIIFLQKQFNIDNAKTIAAEIDAELIQIDPLSEDWLTEMNRILSYLKQ; encoded by the coding sequence TGTAATTCTAAACAAAACAAAGTTGATAATAAGCTGATTTCGGTCAGTATTCTTCCTCAAAAATACTTTATAGAACGTATTGCCGGAGAAGATTTCAAAGTAAATGTACTTATTCCTCCAGGAGCAAGTCCGGCTAGCTATGAGCCAACTCCGAAACAAATGCAGGAAATGTCTCAATCATCCTTGTATTTAAAAATCGGTCACATTCCTTTCGAAAAGGCTTGGTTAAACAAATTATTTGAAGGGAATTCTCAAATTAAAAGTATCGATATTTCTGAGGGAATTGAATTTATTCGCGGCCCCGAATTTCGTCATGGCGATCATGTGCATGAAGGCGGGATTGATCCGCATGTTTGGTCATCACCTAAAACGGCAAAGCAATTGGTGGCAAATACATTTAAGGTTTTGGTTGAATTGGCACCTGAAAAAAAACAGGAATACACAATGAATTATATGAAGTTGATGGCAGATATCAACATCATGGATAAAGGAGCAGAAGCTATTTTTAGCCAAATGCCATCAAAAGCATTCATGATCTACCATCCAGCACTTTCGTATATCGCCCGCGATTACGGTTTGACTCAAATCTCAATTGAACACGATGGTAAAGCACCATCGCCAGCTCATATGAGAAACATGCTTGAGTTGGCTAAAAAAAACCAGATCAAAATTATTTTCTTGCAAAAACAATTCAATATTGACAATGCCAAAACCATAGCAGCAGAAATTGATGCTGAATTGATTCAAATTGATCCTTTAAGTGAAGATTGGTTAACGGAGATGAATCGAATTTTAAGCTATCTAAAACAATAG